The following are encoded together in the Bacillus cereus group sp. RP43 genome:
- the fhuB gene encoding Fe(3+)-hydroxamate ABC transporter permease FhuB: protein MNSLQHTLRASLVFGGGAALLLLLFFIHIGQGQANISYSMIIDALISPNQSLEHQTLIMLRLPRAVIAILAGGALAASGVILQTLTKNPLAEASTMGIHSGAYFFLVTATIFLPKGLQINSLLFTFIGGAITALFVYRISGGKKGTPLRMALAGMVVTLMLSAFTGTMQLFYENETAGLFLWGAGSLIQNNWNGVQFAFPFIIFSFLVLLFMSRKLNILLLGDDVAVSLGEKTAVTRFIAFIAAIFLTAVIVTVVGPIGFVGLVAPHLMRLIGYRQHFTLLLSSFLWGAILLLGADVVGRLIDPTGAELPVGAVTAMIGSPWLIYLVYRMMKSKQYMNDNGANAAGASSRYYSYKKVIIISIMLCIVTISLGVAIGSNSYIESITNVITGQLTQFDKNMMMNLRLPRMLVAAIAGACLAISGLVFQGILRNPLADPSIIGISSGAGVGALTIMYVFPALPGFFLPIGAFIGGLLAVGIVLFFSWKSGFSPTALALIGIGISALGSAIIQIFIVRANLNVAAALTWLSGSTYARGWNHLENIILYPSLILVPIIFFLMKQLDVLVLGDDLATGLGQPVNKTRLALIVLATLLASVNIAAVGTIAFLGLVAPHLARIVVGMNHQRLFVCSALFGAILLSVADLLGRTIAYPKEIPSGLVVAVLGAPYFLWLMRKSGKKVG, encoded by the coding sequence ATGAATAGCTTACAACATACACTTCGAGCAAGTCTTGTATTCGGAGGAGGAGCAGCTCTCTTGCTCCTCCTTTTCTTTATTCATATCGGACAAGGGCAAGCAAACATTTCCTATAGTATGATTATCGATGCTCTTATCTCACCGAACCAATCCCTAGAACATCAAACTTTAATCATGCTTCGATTACCTAGAGCTGTAATTGCTATTTTAGCTGGAGGGGCTCTTGCTGCATCTGGGGTCATTTTACAAACTTTAACGAAAAACCCACTTGCTGAAGCCAGTACAATGGGAATTCATTCTGGTGCATATTTCTTTCTAGTAACCGCTACTATTTTTTTACCGAAAGGGTTACAAATTAACTCTCTTCTTTTCACATTTATCGGTGGTGCAATTACTGCTTTATTTGTGTACCGTATTTCTGGCGGAAAAAAAGGCACTCCACTTCGTATGGCTTTAGCTGGTATGGTCGTTACATTAATGCTTTCAGCTTTTACTGGAACGATGCAACTTTTCTATGAAAATGAAACAGCCGGTTTGTTTTTATGGGGAGCTGGGTCCCTTATTCAAAATAACTGGAACGGTGTTCAATTCGCATTTCCATTCATTATTTTTTCTTTCCTAGTTTTACTATTCATGTCACGTAAGCTTAATATCCTCTTACTCGGCGATGATGTAGCTGTTTCACTTGGAGAGAAAACCGCAGTAACACGGTTTATCGCGTTCATCGCTGCAATCTTTTTAACAGCAGTAATTGTAACTGTTGTTGGACCGATTGGGTTTGTCGGCTTAGTTGCACCACACTTAATGCGCCTTATTGGTTATCGTCAACACTTTACCCTCCTTCTCTCCTCATTCTTATGGGGAGCAATATTATTACTAGGAGCAGATGTTGTTGGTAGATTAATTGATCCAACTGGTGCAGAATTACCTGTTGGGGCAGTTACAGCAATGATTGGATCACCTTGGCTTATTTATTTAGTGTATCGCATGATGAAATCGAAACAATATATGAATGATAATGGAGCTAATGCAGCTGGAGCTAGTTCTCGCTATTACTCTTATAAAAAGGTAATCATTATATCTATCATGCTTTGTATTGTGACGATTTCTCTTGGCGTTGCAATCGGTAGCAACTCTTATATCGAAAGTATTACAAATGTCATAACAGGACAATTAACACAATTTGATAAAAATATGATGATGAATCTTCGTTTACCAAGAATGCTCGTTGCCGCTATTGCTGGAGCATGTCTTGCGATAAGCGGACTTGTTTTCCAAGGTATATTACGAAATCCACTTGCTGATCCTTCTATTATTGGTATTTCATCGGGAGCAGGTGTTGGTGCTTTAACCATTATGTATGTCTTCCCTGCACTTCCTGGTTTCTTCCTACCAATTGGTGCATTTATTGGTGGACTACTTGCAGTTGGAATTGTCCTTTTCTTCTCATGGAAATCAGGATTTAGTCCAACAGCTCTTGCTTTAATAGGAATTGGCATTTCGGCGCTCGGTTCAGCGATTATTCAAATCTTTATCGTTAGGGCGAATTTAAACGTGGCTGCTGCTTTAACGTGGTTGTCAGGCAGTACTTATGCAAGAGGATGGAATCACTTAGAAAATATCATTCTATATCCATCGCTGATTCTCGTACCAATTATATTTTTCTTAATGAAACAACTCGACGTTCTTGTGCTTGGCGATGATTTAGCAACCGGACTCGGACAGCCTGTAAATAAAACGCGTCTTGCTCTAATTGTTTTAGCGACACTACTTGCATCAGTCAATATCGCTGCTGTCGGTACTATCGCCTTTTTAGGCCTTGTTGCACCGCACTTAGCGCGGATCGTTGTTGGCATGAATCATCAAAGACTATTCGTTTGTTCAGCACTGTTTGGAGCAATCCTTCTTTCCGTTGCTGATTTACTCGGACGAACGATTGCATATCCGAAAGAAATCCCTTCTGGCCTTGTCGTTGCTGTACTTGGAGCACCTTATTTCTTATGGTTGATGAGGAAGAGTGGGAAGAAGGTTGGTTAA
- a CDS encoding ABC transporter substrate-binding protein, producing the protein MKKILSIFMVVLLFVVGCGQQKEEKKETKADNKNQAITIKHAEGETKLDKPAKKVVVLEWVYSEDLLALGVQPVGMADIKNYNKWVNTETKPSKDVVDVGTRQQPNLEEISRLKPDLIITASFRSKAIKNELEQIAPTVMFDPSTSNNDHFAEMTETFKQIAKAVGKEEEGKKVLADMDKTFADAKAKIDKAGLKDKNIAMAQAFTAKNVPTFRILTDNSTALQVTKKLGLTNTFEPGKSEADGFKQTTVESLQSVQDSNFIYIVADEDNIFDTQLKGNPAWEELKFKKENKMYKLKGDTWIFGGPESAKSLAKQVADVMTAKK; encoded by the coding sequence ATGAAGAAAATTCTTAGCATTTTCATGGTAGTTCTTCTATTCGTTGTCGGATGCGGACAACAGAAAGAAGAGAAAAAAGAAACAAAAGCGGACAATAAAAATCAAGCTATAACAATTAAACATGCTGAAGGGGAAACAAAGTTAGATAAACCAGCGAAAAAAGTTGTTGTACTTGAGTGGGTATATTCAGAAGACTTATTAGCACTTGGTGTTCAGCCAGTAGGGATGGCAGACATTAAGAATTATAATAAATGGGTAAATACAGAAACAAAACCAAGTAAAGATGTTGTAGATGTAGGAACACGTCAACAACCGAATTTAGAAGAAATTAGCCGTCTAAAACCAGATTTAATTATCACTGCATCATTCCGTAGTAAAGCTATTAAAAATGAATTAGAACAAATTGCACCAACAGTTATGTTTGATCCATCAACAAGCAATAACGATCACTTTGCAGAAATGACAGAAACATTTAAACAAATTGCAAAAGCAGTTGGAAAAGAAGAAGAAGGTAAAAAAGTATTAGCTGATATGGATAAAACATTTGCTGATGCAAAAGCAAAAATTGACAAAGCAGGGTTAAAAGATAAAAACATTGCAATGGCACAAGCATTTACAGCTAAAAATGTGCCAACATTCCGTATTTTAACTGACAATTCTACAGCTTTACAGGTTACAAAAAAATTAGGTTTAACAAATACTTTTGAACCAGGTAAATCTGAGGCAGATGGTTTTAAACAAACAACTGTAGAATCATTACAAAGTGTACAAGATTCCAACTTCATTTACATTGTAGCTGATGAAGATAACATTTTTGATACTCAATTAAAAGGTAACCCTGCTTGGGAAGAGTTAAAGTTCAAAAAAGAAAACAAAATGTATAAATTAAAAGGCGACACTTGGATTTTCGGTGGTCCTGAATCTGCAAAATCTTTAGCAAAACAAGTAGCAGATGTAATGACTGCGAAGAAGTGA
- the trxA gene encoding thioredoxin: MAIINANDQSFAAETSEGVVLLDFWAPWCGPCKMIAPVLEEIDSELGEKVKVVKVDVDENQETARQFEVMSIPALFVLKDGKVVDQALGYKPKEALVELVSKHF; this comes from the coding sequence ATGGCAATTATAAACGCAAATGACCAAAGCTTCGCAGCTGAAACTAGCGAAGGTGTTGTATTATTAGATTTCTGGGCACCTTGGTGTGGACCTTGTAAAATGATCGCTCCTGTATTAGAGGAAATCGATTCAGAATTAGGCGAAAAAGTAAAAGTAGTAAAAGTAGACGTTGATGAAAATCAAGAAACTGCTCGTCAATTTGAAGTAATGAGCATTCCAGCTCTTTTCGTATTAAAAGACGGTAAAGTAGTTGATCAAGCGTTAGGTTACAAACCGAAAGAAGCATTAGTAGAATTAGTTTCTAAACACTTCTAA
- a CDS encoding enoyl-CoA hydratase: MLKFLSVRVEDHIAVATLNHGPANAMSSQVMHDVTELIDQVEKDDNIRVVVIHGEGRFFSAGADIKEFTSVTEAKQATELAQLGQVTFERVEKCSKPVIAAIHGAALGGGLEFAMSCHMRFVTESAKLGLPELTLGLIPGFAGTQRLPRYVGKAKACEMMLTSTPITGAEALKWGLVNGVFSEETLLDDTLKVAKQIAGKSLATTRAVLELLQTTKSSHYYEGVQREAQIFGEVFTSEDGREGVAAFLEKRKPSFSGR, from the coding sequence ATGTTGAAATTCCTATCTGTAAGAGTTGAAGACCATATTGCGGTGGCGACGTTAAATCACGGGCCAGCGAATGCGATGTCTTCACAAGTTATGCATGACGTTACTGAGTTAATTGACCAAGTGGAAAAGGATGATAACATTCGTGTTGTTGTTATCCACGGTGAAGGGCGATTCTTCTCAGCAGGAGCAGATATTAAAGAATTTACATCTGTTACTGAAGCGAAGCAAGCGACAGAATTAGCACAGCTTGGACAAGTTACGTTTGAGCGTGTTGAAAAATGTTCAAAACCAGTTATCGCGGCAATTCATGGAGCGGCACTTGGCGGCGGCCTTGAGTTTGCTATGTCTTGCCACATGCGCTTTGTAACTGAAAGTGCAAAACTTGGTTTACCTGAATTAACACTTGGATTAATTCCTGGTTTTGCAGGTACACAGCGCTTACCACGTTATGTTGGGAAAGCGAAAGCTTGTGAAATGATGTTAACGAGTACACCAATTACTGGTGCAGAAGCATTAAAATGGGGACTTGTTAACGGAGTGTTTTCTGAAGAAACACTTTTAGACGATACACTTAAAGTTGCAAAACAAATTGCTGGAAAAAGTCTAGCAACAACTCGTGCTGTGCTAGAGTTATTGCAAACGACAAAATCGTCTCATTATTACGAAGGTGTACAGCGCGAAGCTCAAATCTTCGGTGAAGTATTTACGAGTGAAGATGGAAGAGAAGGTGTAGCAGCGTTTTTAGAAAAACGTAAGCCTTCGTTTAGTGGTAGGTAG
- a CDS encoding collagen-like protein, translating to MSSWRNDTNGYCGCNQNGVHVDSCCFSCDGTVPKLGPTGPTGATGIMGATGPTGDTGPTGATGIMGATGPTGDTGPTGATGITGATGPTGATGITGTTGATGPTGATGITGATGPTGATGIMGATGPTGDTGPTGATGITGATGITGATGPTGATGITGTTGATGPTGATGITGATGPTGATGITGATGATGTTGATGPTGATGVTGATGATGITGATGITGATGITGATGPTGATGITGATGATGATGATGATGATGATGITGATGPTGPTGETGATGTSITATYAFANNTSGTAISVLLGGTNVPLPNNQNIGPGITVSGGNTVFTAANAGNYYISYTINITASLLVSSRITINGAPLAGTINSPALATTSFSATIITTLAAGSAISLQLFGLLAVATLSTTTPGAVLTIIRLS from the coding sequence ATGTCTTCATGGCGCAATGATACGAATGGATATTGTGGGTGTAATCAAAACGGTGTACATGTTGATTCATGCTGTTTTAGTTGCGATGGGACAGTTCCTAAGCTTGGTCCAACAGGTCCAACGGGAGCGACAGGAATAATGGGAGCAACAGGCCCAACAGGTGACACAGGTCCAACGGGAGCGACAGGAATAATGGGAGCAACAGGCCCAACAGGTGACACAGGTCCAACGGGAGCGACAGGAATAACGGGAGCGACAGGTCCAACGGGAGCGACAGGAATAACGGGAACAACGGGAGCAACAGGTCCAACAGGAGCGACAGGAATAACGGGAGCAACAGGTCCAACGGGAGCGACAGGAATAATGGGAGCAACAGGCCCAACAGGTGACACAGGTCCAACGGGAGCGACAGGAATAACAGGAGCGACAGGAATAACGGGAGCGACAGGTCCAACGGGAGCGACAGGAATAACGGGAACAACGGGAGCAACAGGTCCAACAGGAGCGACAGGAATAACGGGAGCAACAGGTCCAACGGGAGCGACAGGAATAACGGGAGCAACGGGAGCAACGGGAACAACGGGAGCAACAGGGCCAACAGGAGCAACGGGAGTGACGGGAGCAACAGGAGCGACAGGAATAACGGGAGCGACAGGAATAACGGGAGCGACAGGAATAACGGGAGCAACAGGTCCAACGGGAGCGACAGGAATAACGGGAGCAACGGGAGCAACGGGAGCAACGGGAGCAACAGGGGCAACAGGAGCAACAGGAGCGACAGGAATAACGGGAGCAACAGGTCCAACAGGCCCAACAGGCGAAACGGGAGCAACAGGCACAAGTATAACGGCAACATACGCGTTTGCGAATAATACGTCGGGTACGGCAATATCAGTATTACTTGGTGGAACAAATGTCCCGCTTCCAAATAATCAAAATATCGGTCCAGGAATTACAGTGTCTGGGGGGAACACAGTATTTACAGCTGCAAATGCAGGGAATTATTATATTTCATATACAATTAATATAACGGCTTCATTGTTAGTCAGTTCGCGAATTACAATTAATGGCGCACCGCTTGCTGGGACTATCAATTCCCCTGCATTAGCAACTACATCATTTAGTGCAACAATTATTACGACTCTTGCGGCGGGGAGTGCAATTAGTTTGCAGTTGTTTGGTTTATTAGCTGTAGCAACATTATCAACGACTACACCTGGTGCCGTTTTAACGATTATAAGATTAAGTTAA
- a CDS encoding long-chain-fatty-acid--CoA ligase codes for MEKPWLKSYPEEIPSTISYDIQPLHGYLEKTASRYPEKKALHFLGKDVTFSDFHDKVKKFANYLQRLGVEKGDRVAIMLPNCPQSVIGYYGTLLAGGIVVQTNPLYTERELEYQLHDSGAKVILCLDLVFPRVTNVQNATKLEHIIVTRIADFLPFPKNLLYPFVQKKQANLVVNVSESETIHLWKSVERESTADVEVPCDPENDLALLQYTGGTTGFPKGVMLTHKNLVSNTLMGAHWLYNCKEGEEVILGVLPFFHVYGMTAVMNLSIMQGYKMVLIPKFDMKMVFEAIKKHKVTLFPGAPTIYIALLNSPLLKEYDISSIQACISGSAPLPVEVQEEFESVTGGKLVEGYGLTESSPVTHGNFLWEKRVPGSIGVPWPDTEAIIMSLETGEALPPGEIGEIVVKGPQIMKGYWNKPEETAAVLQDGWLHTGDVGYMDEDGFFYVKDRKKDMIVASGFNVYPREVEEVLYEHEKVQEVVTIGVPDPYRGETVKAFVVLKEGAECSEEELDQFARKYLAAYKVPKVYEFRDELPKTTVGKILRRVLIDEEKRKNEDEQTG; via the coding sequence GTGGAAAAACCTTGGTTGAAAAGTTATCCAGAGGAAATTCCTAGTACTATTTCTTATGATATTCAGCCACTTCATGGATATTTAGAGAAAACAGCTTCTCGTTATCCAGAAAAGAAAGCGCTTCATTTTTTAGGCAAAGATGTTACATTTTCAGATTTCCATGACAAGGTAAAGAAGTTTGCGAATTATCTTCAAAGGCTTGGTGTTGAAAAGGGAGATAGAGTTGCGATTATGTTGCCGAATTGTCCGCAATCTGTAATCGGTTATTATGGTACTTTGCTTGCGGGGGGGATTGTAGTACAAACGAATCCTCTTTATACAGAAAGAGAGCTTGAGTACCAACTTCATGACTCGGGGGCAAAAGTCATTCTTTGCCTTGATTTAGTGTTTCCGAGAGTTACTAATGTTCAAAATGCCACAAAGCTGGAGCACATTATCGTAACTCGTATTGCAGATTTCTTACCATTTCCTAAAAATTTACTTTATCCATTTGTACAAAAAAAGCAGGCGAATCTTGTTGTGAATGTGTCGGAAAGCGAAACGATTCATCTATGGAAATCAGTAGAAAGGGAAAGTACTGCTGATGTTGAGGTTCCCTGTGATCCTGAAAATGATCTAGCTCTTTTGCAGTATACGGGGGGAACGACAGGATTTCCAAAAGGGGTTATGCTGACGCATAAAAACCTCGTTTCGAACACTTTAATGGGAGCACATTGGTTATATAATTGTAAAGAGGGAGAAGAAGTGATCCTTGGTGTCCTTCCGTTTTTTCATGTGTACGGAATGACAGCTGTAATGAATTTAAGTATTATGCAAGGGTATAAAATGGTGCTTATTCCGAAGTTTGATATGAAAATGGTTTTTGAAGCAATTAAAAAACATAAAGTTACACTATTTCCAGGAGCGCCGACCATTTATATTGCTCTATTAAATAGCCCTCTTTTAAAAGAATATGATATTTCTTCTATTCAGGCTTGTATTAGTGGCTCTGCACCGCTTCCTGTAGAAGTACAGGAGGAGTTTGAGAGCGTTACAGGTGGTAAACTAGTAGAAGGTTATGGATTAACGGAGTCATCACCCGTTACACATGGGAATTTCTTGTGGGAAAAACGTGTGCCAGGAAGTATTGGGGTACCGTGGCCAGATACGGAGGCAATTATCATGTCACTTGAAACAGGAGAGGCATTACCTCCAGGTGAAATCGGTGAAATAGTTGTTAAAGGCCCACAAATTATGAAAGGGTATTGGAATAAGCCAGAAGAAACGGCGGCTGTATTGCAAGATGGCTGGCTTCATACAGGTGATGTAGGATACATGGATGAGGATGGCTTTTTCTATGTGAAAGATCGTAAGAAAGATATGATTGTTGCTAGCGGTTTTAACGTATATCCTCGTGAAGTAGAAGAAGTGTTATATGAACACGAAAAGGTGCAAGAAGTAGTGACGATCGGTGTTCCTGATCCGTACAGAGGGGAAACTGTAAAAGCATTTGTTGTTTTGAAAGAAGGCGCTGAATGTTCTGAAGAGGAATTAGATCAGTTTGCACGTAAATATTTAGCGGCTTATAAGGTACCGAAAGTATACGAGTTTAGAGATGAATTGCCGAAAACGACAGTAGGGAAAATTTTGCGCCGCGTCCTAATAGATGAAGAGAAGAGAAAGAATGAGGATGAGCAAACGGGCTAA
- the etfB gene encoding electron transfer flavoprotein subunit beta, translated as MNIYVLMKRTFDTEEKIVIKNGAIYDGEAEFIINPYDEYAIEEAIQVRDAQGGEVTVVTVGGEDSEKELRTALAMGCDKAVLINIEDDVENGDQFTTAKVLAEYLKDKDADLILGGNVAIDGASGQVGPRVAEALNIPYVTTITKLEIDGTNVKIERDVEGDTEVIETTLPVLVTAQQGLNEPRYPSLPGIMKAKKKPLEEVALDDLDLEEDDVEAKTKTIEIYLPPKKDAGKVLQGELQDQVKELVSLLHTEAKVI; from the coding sequence ATGAACATCTACGTACTCATGAAACGAACATTTGATACAGAAGAAAAAATCGTAATTAAAAACGGTGCAATTTACGATGGCGAAGCGGAATTCATCATCAACCCTTACGATGAATATGCGATTGAAGAAGCAATTCAAGTAAGAGACGCACAAGGTGGAGAAGTTACTGTCGTAACAGTTGGTGGCGAAGATAGTGAGAAAGAACTTCGTACAGCATTAGCGATGGGCTGTGATAAAGCGGTATTAATTAATATTGAAGATGATGTTGAAAATGGCGATCAGTTTACAACAGCAAAAGTACTTGCTGAATATTTAAAAGATAAAGATGCAGATTTAATTTTAGGTGGAAACGTTGCGATTGACGGTGCATCTGGACAAGTTGGTCCACGCGTAGCTGAAGCGTTAAATATTCCGTACGTAACGACAATTACAAAACTTGAGATTGACGGTACAAACGTGAAGATTGAGCGTGACGTTGAAGGTGATACAGAAGTTATTGAAACGACATTACCAGTTTTAGTAACAGCACAACAAGGTTTAAACGAACCGCGTTATCCATCGCTTCCAGGTATTATGAAAGCGAAGAAAAAGCCGCTGGAAGAAGTAGCATTAGATGATTTAGATTTAGAAGAAGATGATGTGGAAGCAAAGACAAAAACAATTGAAATCTATTTGCCTCCTAAGAAAGATGCAGGAAAAGTGTTACAAGGCGAGCTGCAAGATCAAGTAAAAGAACTTGTATCGTTGCTCCATACAGAAGCGAAAGTAATCTAA
- a CDS encoding DinB family protein, which yields MYQTIEGFLQSWTYEAESTQKMLDVLTDESLSQEIAPGHWTLGRVAWHIVTALPVMLSGTGLKFEGETKDYPVPTSAKTIADGYRKVNTAFIEALQSEWTDKDLATINNFFGRPMPNSIFLMTLINHQNHHRGQMTVLMRQAGLTVPGVYGPAKEEWAATGMEAPQM from the coding sequence ATGTACCAAACTATTGAAGGTTTTCTACAATCATGGACATACGAGGCTGAGTCTACTCAAAAGATGCTCGATGTATTAACTGATGAATCTTTATCACAGGAAATTGCACCTGGGCACTGGACTTTAGGGAGAGTCGCTTGGCATATCGTTACAGCACTTCCTGTTATGCTATCAGGGACAGGACTTAAGTTTGAAGGAGAAACGAAAGATTATCCTGTACCAACTTCAGCAAAAACAATTGCAGATGGGTATCGCAAAGTGAATACGGCTTTTATTGAAGCACTTCAAAGTGAGTGGACTGATAAAGACTTAGCTACTATTAATAACTTCTTTGGTCGTCCTATGCCGAATTCTATATTTTTAATGACACTCATCAATCATCAAAATCACCACCGCGGACAGATGACTGTTTTAATGCGTCAAGCTGGCTTAACAGTCCCTGGCGTTTATGGTCCTGCAAAAGAAGAATGGGCTGCTACTGGAATGGAAGCTCCCCAAATGTAA
- the etfA gene encoding electron transfer flavoprotein subunit alpha, whose product MARKVLVMGEVRDGSLRNVSFEAVAAAKTIAEGGEVVGLLVGDSVTSFANELIHYGADRVVTVENDKLKSYTSDGYAQAFLAVYAEEKPEGIVFGHTALGKDLSPKLAAKLEAGLISDVTALEVEGGNVIFTRPIYSGKAFEKKIVTDGILFATVRPNNIATLEKDESRTGDVSSITVDVKDLRTIIQDVVRKTAEGVDLSEAKVIIAGGRGVKSEDGFKPLKELADVLGGAVGASRGACDAEYCDYSLQIGQTGKVVTPDLYIACGISGAIQHLAGMSNSKIIVAINKDPEASIFKVADYGIVGDLFEVLPLLTEEFKKLKVHS is encoded by the coding sequence ATGGCTCGTAAAGTATTAGTAATGGGTGAAGTTCGTGACGGATCGCTACGTAACGTTTCGTTTGAAGCGGTAGCAGCAGCAAAAACAATTGCAGAAGGCGGTGAAGTGGTAGGTCTTCTAGTTGGAGACAGCGTTACCTCTTTTGCAAATGAATTGATTCATTACGGTGCAGATCGCGTTGTGACAGTTGAAAATGATAAATTAAAATCATATACATCTGATGGTTACGCACAAGCGTTTTTAGCTGTATATGCTGAAGAAAAGCCAGAAGGTATTGTATTTGGACATACAGCACTTGGTAAAGATTTATCACCAAAATTAGCAGCGAAACTTGAAGCTGGTCTAATTTCTGACGTAACTGCTTTAGAAGTTGAAGGTGGAAATGTTATCTTCACTCGCCCGATTTACTCTGGTAAAGCGTTTGAGAAGAAGATTGTAACAGATGGTATCTTATTTGCGACAGTGCGTCCAAATAACATTGCAACTCTTGAAAAAGACGAGTCTCGCACAGGTGACGTGTCTTCTATTACAGTAGATGTGAAAGATTTACGTACAATCATTCAAGATGTTGTCCGTAAAACTGCAGAAGGTGTTGATCTTTCAGAAGCGAAAGTTATTATCGCTGGCGGACGTGGTGTGAAGAGTGAAGATGGATTTAAGCCATTAAAAGAGTTAGCTGATGTACTAGGTGGCGCTGTTGGAGCATCTCGTGGTGCTTGTGACGCTGAGTATTGCGATTACTCATTACAAATTGGTCAAACGGGTAAAGTAGTTACGCCAGATTTATACATTGCATGCGGTATTTCTGGTGCGATTCAGCATTTAGCTGGTATGTCTAACTCAAAAATAATCGTTGCAATTAATAAAGATCCAGAAGCAAGTATCTTCAAAGTAGCTGACTATGGTATTGTCGGTGACTTATTCGAAGTCTTACCTCTTTTAACAGAAGAGTTTAAAAAGTTAAAAGTACATTCATGA
- a CDS encoding TetR/AcrR family transcriptional regulator, which produces MNDYSFSHLLEGDSKVKKNRPKYNQIIDAAVIVIAENGYHQAQVSKIAKQAGVADGTIYLYFKNKEDILISLFQEKMGEFVETIRQKTAGIESAIAKLFMLVETHFLLLSQNDPLAIVTQLELRQSNQDLRLKINEVLKGYLQVMDEILETGIKQGEFQADLNVRVARQMIFGTVDEVVTNWVMSDHKYDLVALSKTVHGLLIAACGYRQ; this is translated from the coding sequence ATGAATGACTATTCATTCAGTCATCTTCTTGAAGGGGACAGTAAAGTGAAGAAAAATAGACCGAAATACAATCAAATTATTGATGCGGCAGTCATTGTGATTGCGGAGAATGGATACCATCAAGCGCAAGTTTCTAAAATTGCAAAGCAAGCTGGGGTAGCTGATGGCACGATTTATTTATATTTTAAAAATAAAGAAGATATATTAATATCCTTATTCCAAGAGAAGATGGGAGAATTTGTTGAAACAATTCGTCAAAAAACAGCAGGAATTGAAAGCGCTATAGCGAAGTTATTCATGTTGGTAGAAACGCACTTCTTGCTGTTATCACAAAATGATCCTCTTGCTATCGTTACGCAATTAGAGCTAAGACAGTCCAATCAAGACTTGCGCCTTAAAATAAATGAAGTATTAAAAGGCTACTTACAAGTTATGGATGAGATTTTAGAGACAGGTATAAAGCAAGGTGAGTTTCAGGCGGACTTAAATGTTCGTGTGGCAAGACAAATGATCTTTGGAACAGTAGATGAAGTTGTGACCAATTGGGTAATGAGCGATCATAAGTATGATCTGGTCGCACTTTCAAAAACGGTACATGGGCTACTTATTGCAGCTTGTGGTTATCGTCAATAA